A region of Coccinella septempunctata chromosome 5, icCocSept1.1, whole genome shotgun sequence DNA encodes the following proteins:
- the LOC123312994 gene encoding adenosine 3'-phospho 5'-phosphosulfate transporter 1 encodes MRWKKMSRFRVNLFLLTILLTPLVSLFVLNKFLTSSKIFNETNSDFDWIRNGIKNLLGYTTILLPGYLTYTYVRKTEYLGRAPIGFVSNFLRLCFGEDGSMSSPLITHTDVQRIVPKKSFWWRTFLLVFYFTGLQVSYLSWGIIQEKVMTQVYESSDGRMEYFGDSQFLVFVNRILAFLISGVILLCRKRCEHKCPFYKYVFCSFSNIMSSWCQYEALKYVSFPHQVLAKAAKTIPVMLMGKLISKTQYKYYEYITSITLSIGMLLFMVDVGNDKARTNVTTISGALLLISYIIFDSFTSNWQSSLFKNYSISPVQMMCFVNFFSFILTGTSLIQQSSFYVSLNFLLKYPSFSLDCILLSLCSALGQLFIFSTISEFGPLVFVIISTIRQCLSVLLSCIFYKHEVHALGVFGLSFVFWSVFLRIYCSYRSAKKRSNRLKGYKSSEDQKF; translated from the coding sequence ATGCGATGGAAGAAAATGTCTCGATTTCGCGTGAATCTTTTCTTATTGACCATATTGTTAACTCCATTAGTGTCCCTTTTTGTGTTGAATAAATTTCTAACGTCCTCGAAGATTTTCAATGAGACCAACAGTGATTTCGATTGGATTCGAAATGGGATCAAGAATTTACTAGGATATACAACTATTCTTCTCCCAGGATACCTGACGTATACCTATGTGAGGAAAACGGAGTATTTGGGCAGAGCTCCCATTGGTTTCGTTTCGAATTTCTTGAGGCTGTGCTTTGGTGAAGATGGCTCGATGTCTTCGCCTCTTATTACACATACAGACGTCCAGAGAATAGTCCCTAAAAAGAGCTTCTGGTGGAGGACTTTCCttcttgttttttattttactgGACTACAAGTTTCTTATCTCTCCTGGGGAATCATACAAGAAAAGGTGATGACGCAAGTTTATGAAAGTAGTGATGGTAGGATGGAATACTTTGGGGATTCTCAATTTTTAGTCTTTGTGAATCGGATATTGGCCTTTTTGATATCTGGAGTTATTTTATTGTGTAGAAAAAGATGTGAACATAAGTGTCCATTTTACAAATATGTATTTTGTTCATTCTCGAACATCATGAGTTCTTGGTGTCAATACGAGGCTTTGAAATATGTATCATTTCCACATCAAGTTTTAGCAAAAGCTGCGAAAACAATACCTGTTATGTTGATGGGAAAGCTCATATCCAAAACTCAATACAAGTACTATGAATACATAACTTCAATAACATTATCTATAGGTATGCTTTTATTCATGGTAGATGTGGGTAACGACAAAGCAAGGACAAATGTTACTACAATATCCGGTGCGCTGCTCCTCATCTCATATATCATTTTTGATAGTTTCACATCCAATTGGCAGAGTTCTCTATTTAAGAACTATTCGATATCTCCTGTACAGATGATGTGTTTTGTgaactttttttcttttatactAACAGGTACATCATTGATTCAACAGAGTAGTTTCTATGTTTCACTGAATTTTCTTCTGAAGTACCCATCATTCTCCTTAGACTGCATTTTGTTATCTCTTTGCTCTGCTCTAGGTCAATTGTTCATTTTCAGTACAATATCGGAATTTGGTCCCCTAGTTTTTGTTATAATTAGCACTATTCGGCAGTGTTTATCTGTTTTACTTAGTTGTATATTCTACAAACATGAAGTGCACGCTTTAGGAGTATTTGGACTGAGTTTTGTTTTTTGGAGCGTTTTTCTGAGAATCTATTGCAGTTACAGGAGTGCAAAAAAAAGAAGCAACAGGTTAAAAGGTTATAAATCTAGTGAGGATCAAAAATTTTGA
- the LOC123314155 gene encoding GATA zinc finger domain-containing protein 14-like, with protein sequence MRGVCVLFMLVLYTACGNAQFLNNRPFPTYSLENMPDTEFSCRDKILGGYYADVDAQCQMFHICVKVAGVGVQDFRFLCPNGTAFDQDHQICAEWEDVDCDATTLYYSSDNFDLYRIGSGFESKAKKYGEDEETFALQRAETGDVRLNREHQTQRVNQQKENNYSNQPRKHHQQQQSHRPNNNQENERDIFKGSSSSNFFNNRNGGKETDEDYDDNVNANQNNDQFQKRKLNKKPVRRPSYNNQQQETTEAPVSTPKRVKQTQPRNEENQTNRPQKPTGFINNFAGSSYVPTTTPRGTTTLSNERYTVAVNNHRVRNSQRHRAPIPDRQYNNADNFRQSQSTSEPLTVSTPAPFRQSNQYNNSPSRQSTQFNNNYNNQPSTSGSNKQTTQNYPRPNNQQKNEYNDDFETKKTTENYPQRTNFDAKKSPAPFQSQNDNYPTTYSPKKQFYQTTTKKVENYPTTFSPKTNQGYNTISQVTTQYNNNQGQNNQKQQQNNYQNNQQQFNTQKPQPFSSQKPNNFNSQPPQPFSNQKSTNYNQFSSQKTNRDNQQSTPKTTPYTQYTPTVPKITSTTPINRSNRFDETQYDDGTYNSRYDYDDRREDEFLKTAHSQNIAKSRNDLAKSQKAQEQSKQSNNKPNYESPRPFSATPNASTKQDYTRPSQPITPRYTQQQTVNKQRNQQQSQTTTQAPKKVKDVSYDYAYYDTNGSEPEYDIDTEIKKSTAKN encoded by the exons ATGAGGGGTGTTTGTGTTTTGTTTATGTTAG TACTATACACAGCGTGTGGAAATGCCCAGTTTCTAAACAACAGGCCTTTCCCAACCTACAGCCTGGAAAATATGCCGGATACGGAATTTTCCTGTAGGGATAAAATCTTGGGAGGCTACTATGCTGATGTGGATGCTCAGTGTCAGATGTTCCACATCTGCGTCAAAGTTGCTGGTGTTGGG GTCCAAGATTTTCGCTTCTTATGTCCCAATGGAACAGCATTTGATCAAGACCATCAAATCTGTGCAGAATGGGAAGATGTAGATTGCGACGCCACTACCCTCTACTACTCCAGCGACAATTTCGACCTTTACAGGATCGGATCAG GTTTCGAATCGAAAGCCAAGAAGTACGGAGAAGACGAGGAAACCTTCGCCCTACAACGTGCAGAAACTGGTGACGTGAGGTTGAACCGCGAACACCAAACCCAACGGGTCAACCAACAGAAAGAGAACAACTATTCCAACCAGCCGAGAAAACACCATCAACAACAACAGTCGCACAGACCGAACAACAACCAAGAAAACGAACGAGACATCTTCAAAGGGTCGAGCAGCTCGAACTTCTTCAACAACAGGAACGGAGGCAAAGAGACCGATGAAGATTATGACGATAACGTGAACGCAAACCAGAATAACGACCAGTTCCAGAAGAGAAAACTGAACAAGAAGCCAGTTAGAAGACCGAGTTATAACAACCAACAACAGGAGACAACAGAAGCTCCGGTTTCGACCCCTAAAAGAGTCAAACAAACCCAACCGAGAAACGAGGAAAACCAAACGAACAGGCCTCAAAAACCCACAGGTTTCATTAATAATTTCGCGGGAAGCAGCTATGTTCCAACCACAACTCCTAGAGGCACCACAACTCTATCCAACGAGAGATATACAGTCGCCGTCAATAATCATAGGGTTAGAAATAGTCAACGCCATAGGGCTCCCATTCCTGATCGTCAATACAACAACGCCGATAACTTCAGGCAGAGCCAGAGTACCAGCGAGCCGCTGACAGTCAGTACCCCTGCACCGTTCAGACAGTCGAACCAATATAACAACTCTCCTTCAAGACAGTCGACACAATTCAATAACAACTACAACAATCAACCAAGCACTTCTGGTTCAAACAAACAGACCACACAGAATTATCCAAGACCAAACAACCAACAGAAAAACGAATACAACGATGATTTTGAAACTAAGAAGACCACCGAAAATTACCCACAGAGAACCAACTTCGATGCGAAGAAATCCCCTGCTCCTTTCCAAAGCCAAAACGATAACTATCCCACCACTTACTCCCCTAAAAAACAGTTCTACCAAACCACAACTAAAAAAGTTGAGAATTACCCAACCACCTTCTCTCCAAAAACAAACCAAGGTTACAACACGATATCACAAGTTACCACCCAATACAACAACAATCAGGGTCAGAATAACCAGAAGCAGCAACAAAACAACTATCAGAACAACCAACAACAATTCAACACACAAAAACCTCAACCCTTCAGCAGTCAGAAACCAAACAATTTCAACTCCCAGCCACCTCAGCCTTTCTCAAACCAGAAATCTACCAACTATAACCAATTCAGCTCTCAGAAAACGAACAGAGACAACCAACAGAGCACACCCAAGACAACCCCCTACACCCAGTACACCCCAACTGTTCCTAAAATAACCTCAACCACACCTATCAACAGATCAAATAGGTTCGATGAGACACAATACGATGATGGTACTTACAACTCCAGATACGACTACGATGACAGACGCGAAGACGAATTTTTGAAAACAGCTCACAGTCAAAACATAGCTAAGAGCAGAAACGACTTGGCAAAGTCACAGAAGGCTCAGGAGCAGAGCAAACAGTCCAACAATAAGCCCAATTACGAATCTCCAAGACCTTTCTCTGCTACACCAAATGCATCTACTAAACAAGATTATACGCGTCCATCTCAACCAATTACACCCAGATACACACAGCAACAAACTGTGAACAAACAAAGGAACCAGCAACAATCGCAAACCACAACCCAGGCTCCTAAAAAAGTTAAAGATGTCAGCTACGACTACGCCTACTACGATACCAATGGAAGTGAGCCGGAGTATGATATCGATACCGAAATAAAGAAATCTACAGCGAAAAATTAG